Within the Saccharopolyspora gloriosae genome, the region GCTCGCCGTCGCCGAGGAGCGCGGCGGCGCCGTGCGGGTGGTCGGCGTGATCCGGCTGTCCGACGTCGTCAAACCCGGCATGGCGCAGCGGTTCGCGCAGCTGCGGCGGGTGGGCATCCGCACCGTCATGGTCACCGGCGACAACCCGCTCACCGCCGCCGCCATCGCGCGGGACGCCGGCGTCGACGACCACCTCGCCGAGGCGAAGCCGGAGGACAAGATGGAGCTGATCCGCCGCGAGCAGGCGGACGGGCGGCTGGTGGCGATGACCGGCGACGGCACCAACGACGCGCCAGCGCTGGCGCAGGCCGACGTCGGCGTCGCGATGAACACCGGCACCGCCGCGGCCAAGGAGGCGGGGAACATGGTGGACCTCGACTCCGACCCGACCAAGCTCATCGAGATCGTGGAGATCGGCAAGCAGCTGCTCATCACGCGCGGGGCGTTGACGACGTTCAGCATCGCCAACGACCTGGCGAAGTACTTCGCCATCCTGCCCGCGCTGTTCGTGGCGATCCACCCGCAGCTGGGGCGGTTGAACGTCATGCAGCTGGCGACGCCGTCCTCGGCGATCATCTCGGCGGTGATCTTCAACGCGCTGATCATCGTGGCGCTGATCCCGCTGGCGCTGCGCGGCGTCCGCTACCGCCCGGCGAGCGCGGCGTCGCTGCTGCGCCGCAACCTGCTCCTGTTCGGCGTCGGCGGAGTGATCACCCCGTTCCTCGGGATCTGGCTCGTCGACCTCGCCGTCCGCCACCTCCCGGGGCTGGGTTGACCGGTGCCGTCGGAATTCGAAGAGCGCGCGCGAGATGGGGAATCATGTTCATGACTTTGCTGCGGCAGGCCGGGACCGGGCTGCGGGTGCTGCTGGTGGCGACGGTGCTGCTCGGCGTCGGGTACCCGCTGGCGGTGTGGGGCGTGAGCAGGCTGCCCGGGCTGCACGACCACGCGGAGGGTTCGCCGCTGGTGGTGGACGGCCGGGTCGTCGGTTCCGAGCTGATCGGGGTGGACCCGGTGCCCGCGAACCCGGCTCGGGACCCGTTCTTCCACACCCGCCCCTCGGCGTCGGCGGACGGGAACTTCGGTCCGGGTGATCCGGCCACATCCGGCGGTACGAACCGGAGCGCGGACAACCCCGAGCAGCTGGCCGCCGTGCAGGAACGCCGAGCGGCCGTCGCCGCGCGCGAGCGGATCTCGCCCGCAGCGGTCCCGGCGGACGCGGTCACCGCCTCGGCGAGCGGTGTCGATCCGGGCATCAGCCCGGCCTACGCGGAGCTCCAGGCGCCACGGGTCGCCCGCGTGACGGGCCTGCCCGAGCAGGAGGTGCAGCGCCTCATCGCCGAGTCCACGACGGGCGGACTGGCCGCCGAGCGCACGGTCACCGTCCCCGCGCTCAACGCGGCCGTGGCCGCCCGCACCACCGGATGAGCGCCGTGCCGAGTGCGCGGCGCCCACGACCGGCAGGATCGGACCGCGGGCGGCCGGAGGCGCGGCCGGCGCGGGAAGGGACGAGATGAAGCGGGGCGAGCTGCGGATCTACCTCGGCGCCGCGCCGGGTGTGGGCAAGACGTACGCGATGCTCGGCGAGGCGCGGCGGCGCAGCGCGCGCGGCACCGACGTGGTCGTCGGCTTGGTGGAGACGCACGGCCGGGAAGAGACGCGGCGCCTGCTCGACGGCCTGGACGAGGTGCCGAGGCGCACCCTGACGCACCGCGGTGTGCCCGTCACCGAGCTCGACCTCGACGCGGTCCTGGCGCGAAAACCCCAGGTCGCGGTGATCGACGAGCTCGCGCACACCAACGCCCCCGGTTCTCGCAACGAGAAGCGCTGGCAGGACGTCGAGGAACTGCTCGAAGCGGGCGTCACCGTGCTGTCCACGGTGAACGTGCAGCACCTGGAGAGCCTCAACGACGTCGTCGAGTCGATCACCGGTGTGCGCCAGCGGGAAACGGTGCCCGACGAGGTGGTGCGCCGCGCCGAGCAGATCGAGCTGGCCGACATCACCCCGCAGGCGCTGCGCCGCCGCTTGGCGCACGGCAACGTGTACGCCGCCGACAAGGTCGACGCCGCGCTGGGCAACTACTTCCGCACCGGGAATCTCACCGCGCTGCGCGAGTTGGCGTTGCTGTGGCTGGCCGATCAGGTCGACGTGGCGCTGCGCCGCTACCGCGCGGAACGGCACATCACCGACACCTGGGAGGCCAGGGAGCGGGTCGTCGCG harbors:
- a CDS encoding potassium-transporting ATPase subunit C, producing MFMTLLRQAGTGLRVLLVATVLLGVGYPLAVWGVSRLPGLHDHAEGSPLVVDGRVVGSELIGVDPVPANPARDPFFHTRPSASADGNFGPGDPATSGGTNRSADNPEQLAAVQERRAAVAARERISPAAVPADAVTASASGVDPGISPAYAELQAPRVARVTGLPEQEVQRLIAESTTGGLAAERTVTVPALNAAVAARTTG